A portion of the Stigmatella aurantiaca DW4/3-1 genome contains these proteins:
- a CDS encoding peptidoglycan-binding protein, which produces MTTTSATRSQNTSATRATTTSTRAASNPNAILSKYQPTGASAATARQDGLPAGVASSHKMARTDLSKLKPYADAFAAAGKKHDLPPALLAAIASRESRGGSALDSRGYGDHGNGFGLMQVDKRYHNPKGGPTSAAHIDQAAGILKSYHNQVKAKHPDWPPEQQLRGAVAAYNSGVGNVQTLKGMDKGTTGDDYSTDVWARAQELAPHFGGKAGSTAGTGGSTGPAKPSGGNSLVLKEGSKGTEVKTLQGRLEKLGFELGQQDGVFGPKTEAAVKRFQSKHNLEADGIVGPKTHQAIEKALSARTEQAKRQSDAFESGSKWKDAPALADVKSGKEHLQQGMEGGSVKHLQKLLGVETDGKFGPNTRKAVAEFQREHRLDVGDAAGSVGPKTLAAMEKAARSQGTGDIDAGRGWGGSEGVADAAKAIARDMGIPVTSQKRNLADTQRVGSTTGSDHYTGNKNAFATDFGVSGQRGDQLARAIAKKYGIPASNIGTYNRHTVNVDGQKYSLQLLWKVKGHFDHVHLGIQRAS; this is translated from the coding sequence ATGACGACCACTTCAGCCACCCGCTCGCAGAACACGAGCGCGACGCGCGCCACCACGACGTCGACCCGCGCTGCCTCGAACCCCAATGCCATCCTCTCGAAGTACCAGCCCACGGGCGCTTCGGCGGCCACCGCGCGGCAGGACGGCTTGCCTGCCGGTGTTGCCTCTTCGCACAAGATGGCGCGCACGGACCTGTCCAAGCTCAAGCCGTACGCGGACGCGTTCGCCGCCGCGGGCAAGAAGCACGATCTGCCCCCGGCGCTGCTGGCCGCCATCGCCAGCCGCGAATCGCGCGGCGGCTCGGCGCTCGACAGCCGGGGCTATGGCGATCACGGCAACGGTTTCGGGCTCATGCAGGTCGACAAGCGCTACCACAACCCCAAGGGCGGCCCTACCAGCGCCGCGCACATCGATCAGGCGGCCGGCATCCTCAAGTCGTACCACAACCAGGTGAAGGCCAAGCACCCCGACTGGCCGCCCGAGCAGCAGCTGCGCGGCGCGGTGGCCGCGTACAACTCCGGGGTGGGCAACGTCCAGACCCTCAAGGGCATGGACAAGGGCACCACCGGAGATGACTACTCCACCGACGTGTGGGCGCGGGCGCAGGAGCTGGCTCCGCACTTCGGCGGCAAAGCGGGCAGCACGGCGGGCACCGGCGGCAGCACGGGCCCGGCGAAGCCGTCCGGCGGCAACTCCTTGGTGCTCAAAGAGGGCAGCAAGGGGACCGAGGTGAAGACGCTGCAGGGCCGGCTCGAGAAGTTGGGCTTCGAGCTGGGCCAGCAGGACGGCGTCTTCGGCCCGAAGACCGAGGCGGCGGTGAAGCGCTTCCAGAGCAAGCACAACCTGGAGGCGGACGGCATCGTCGGCCCGAAGACGCACCAGGCGATCGAGAAGGCGCTGTCCGCCCGCACGGAGCAGGCGAAGCGCCAGAGCGACGCCTTCGAGAGCGGGAGCAAGTGGAAGGACGCGCCCGCGCTGGCGGATGTGAAGTCCGGCAAGGAGCACCTCCAGCAGGGCATGGAGGGCGGCTCGGTGAAGCACTTGCAGAAGCTGCTGGGCGTCGAGACGGACGGCAAGTTTGGGCCGAACACCCGGAAGGCCGTGGCCGAGTTCCAGCGGGAGCACCGCCTGGACGTCGGCGATGCCGCGGGCTCGGTGGGGCCGAAGACGTTGGCGGCGATGGAGAAGGCGGCCCGTTCGCAGGGGACTGGCGACATTGACGCGGGCCGGGGCTGGGGCGGGTCCGAGGGCGTGGCCGACGCGGCCAAGGCCATCGCGCGGGACATGGGCATTCCGGTCACGAGCCAGAAGCGCAACCTCGCCGACACCCAGCGCGTGGGCTCCACCACGGGCTCGGACCACTACACGGGCAACAAGAACGCGTTCGCCACGGACTTCGGCGTCTCCGGCCAGCGCGGCGATCAGTTGGCCCGCGCCATCGCGAAGAAGTACGGCATCCCGGCGAGCAACATCGGAACGTACAACCGGCACACCGTCAACGTGGATGGGCAGAAGTACTCGTTGCAGCTGCTCTGGAAGGTGAAGGGGCACTTCGACCACGTGCACCTGGGCATTCAGCGCGCCAGCTGA
- a CDS encoding AHH domain-containing protein — protein sequence MSVHTPRLSVGNVAQTQGFRAAGEDPPKNAPLLIDLPQLPRAGMSLNDPANKVRVQGHQGPHPQEYRERIYNRLDEATKGCSSIEQCRKALTAELERLAKQISTEGTSLNKLVTREQ from the coding sequence GTGTCCGTCCATACCCCACGGCTTTCCGTGGGCAACGTGGCCCAGACCCAGGGGTTCAGGGCGGCGGGGGAGGACCCCCCTAAGAACGCGCCGCTCTTGATCGACCTTCCGCAACTACCTCGCGCAGGCATGTCGTTGAACGACCCGGCAAACAAGGTCCGCGTCCAGGGCCACCAAGGACCCCATCCACAGGAGTACCGCGAGCGGATCTACAATCGACTGGATGAAGCGACCAAGGGCTGTAGCAGCATCGAACAGTGCCGGAAGGCGTTGACGGCGGAACTCGAACGGTTGGCGAAACAGATCTCGACGGAGGGCACTTCCCTCAACAAGCTGGTGACCCGGGAGCAGTGA
- a CDS encoding integrase, whose product MIDLPLVEKFLEHLKREGRTERHRKNVRNYLAQWAAIKSFFSWLREEEATLTTAEDLTLALKVPPARPEKAMRDKGYSMHDVERFYTAIAGWESKKYSRKGTGRVTVDPEVGEAACLAEGLLGRQAQHPPERGVDELLRRRVGRAQYTQEGHEVLLPTVPGRQDDAPAGTRVDGPPLRAVGILS is encoded by the coding sequence TTGATCGACCTTCCGCTGGTGGAGAAGTTCCTCGAGCACCTGAAGCGGGAGGGCCGCACCGAGCGGCACCGGAAGAACGTCCGCAACTACCTCGCGCAGTGGGCTGCAATCAAGTCCTTCTTCTCCTGGCTGCGGGAGGAGGAGGCAACCCTCACCACCGCTGAGGATCTTACGCTCGCGCTCAAGGTGCCCCCGGCTCGGCCCGAGAAGGCGATGCGTGACAAGGGCTACTCCATGCACGACGTGGAGCGCTTCTACACAGCCATCGCGGGGTGGGAGTCGAAGAAGTACAGCCGGAAGGGGACCGGTCGCGTCACCGTGGATCCGGAAGTCGGCGAGGCAGCCTGCCTCGCGGAGGGCCTCTTGGGTCGACAGGCCCAGCACCCACCGGAGCGCGGCGTCGACGAGCTGCTCCGCCGGAGGGTAGGCCGCGCGCAGTACACGCAGGAAGGCCATGAAGTCCTCCTGCCTACCGTGCCGGGTCGCCAGGACGACGCGCCTGCCGGTACGCGGGTTGATGGTCCCCCACTGCGTGCGGTTGGCATCCTCTCCTGA
- a CDS encoding ribbon-helix-helix domain-containing protein yields MQDGNVSPLSADTPSAPAESGEVRSAPEVEVVSTHVLVAEEQVQKLRELSRRTRIAQSEYLREAVEDLLAKYGRGGGQT; encoded by the coding sequence ATGCAGGATGGCAACGTCAGCCCACTGAGCGCCGACACCCCGTCGGCCCCCGCCGAATCGGGTGAAGTCCGCTCCGCTCCAGAGGTCGAGGTCGTCTCTACCCACGTCCTTGTCGCCGAGGAGCAGGTTCAGAAACTCCGCGAGCTGTCCCGGCGCACCCGGATTGCCCAGAGCGAGTACCTCCGCGAAGCCGTCGAGGATCTGCTCGCCAAGTACGGCCGGGGCGGAGGACAAACCTGA
- a CDS encoding lysylphosphatidylglycerol synthase transmembrane domain-containing protein, with protein sequence MKRAVKLVASVLVTLLFSWWAFRNTDWPSQWASLRSANYLYVLPYFGILTLIHLCRTLRWGCLLSGIERVPFRPLNQASGIGFMMLLVMPFRLGEFARPYLIAQRSSIRSSAAMTSVVLERITDGLFVATLLRVLLFFIPTESPEVRYVKLGSTLMFAVFGGGLAFLLFARWQHDRAVHLVRATVGRFVPKLADKMADVVDGFVGAMHQLPDGKQLTFFFLYTLAYWGLNGAGMALLSRAFSCAGSVDPSCQPMTLTLFQGYVVMTVLVVGLMIPAAPGMMGTFQAATKVGMSLFLPATVVNSSGLAYANVTWLCQTIQQVGFGLLLLSLGHLSFRDIATKMDKGGEASAPTA encoded by the coding sequence GTGAAGCGTGCCGTCAAGCTCGTGGCCAGCGTGCTGGTCACCCTCCTGTTCTCGTGGTGGGCGTTCCGGAACACGGACTGGCCGTCGCAGTGGGCCAGCCTTCGCTCGGCGAACTACCTCTATGTCCTGCCGTATTTCGGCATCCTGACGCTCATCCACCTGTGCCGGACGCTGCGGTGGGGGTGCTTGCTGTCAGGCATCGAGCGGGTGCCGTTCCGCCCGCTCAACCAGGCCTCCGGCATCGGGTTCATGATGCTGCTGGTGATGCCGTTCCGGCTGGGGGAGTTCGCCCGGCCCTACCTCATCGCCCAGCGCAGCTCCATCCGGAGCAGCGCGGCGATGACCTCGGTGGTGCTCGAGCGCATCACGGACGGGCTCTTCGTGGCCACGCTGCTGCGGGTGCTGCTCTTCTTCATCCCCACGGAGTCGCCGGAAGTCCGCTACGTGAAGCTGGGCTCCACGCTGATGTTCGCCGTGTTTGGCGGCGGGCTGGCCTTCCTGCTCTTCGCGCGCTGGCAGCATGACCGGGCGGTGCACCTGGTGCGCGCCACGGTGGGCCGGTTCGTCCCGAAGCTGGCGGACAAGATGGCCGACGTGGTGGACGGCTTTGTCGGGGCGATGCACCAGCTGCCGGATGGCAAGCAGCTCACCTTCTTCTTCCTCTATACCCTGGCGTACTGGGGTCTGAACGGCGCGGGCATGGCGCTGCTCTCGCGGGCGTTCAGCTGCGCGGGCTCGGTGGATCCTTCGTGCCAGCCCATGACCCTGACGTTGTTCCAGGGCTATGTGGTGATGACGGTGCTGGTGGTGGGGCTGATGATTCCCGCGGCTCCGGGGATGATGGGCACCTTCCAGGCGGCGACGAAGGTGGGCATGAGCCTCTTCCTGCCGGCCACGGTGGTGAACTCCAGCGGACTGGCCTACGCGAACGTGACGTGGCTGTGCCAGACGATCCAGCAAGTGGGCTTCGGCCTGCTGCTGCTGTCCTTGGGGCACCTGTCCTTCCGGGACATCGCCACGAAGATGGACAAGGGGGGCGAGGCCTCAGCCCCCACGGCCTGA
- a CDS encoding tyrosine-protein phosphatase encodes MSGLVDLHCHLLPGVDDGAKTLEDSLEMARALVDLGFSTVAPSPHARPEYAPLDVVETRLAEVGVALAREGIALALGRNAENILDDAFLRGLGTPGARMMGTGPYVLVELPYKSPVPALLDILFRIRTKGVWPVIAHPERCREFERKGRAAEAVRAGALLQMDIGALIGRYGVIAKKSARAMLDDGLYTLAATDLHAPTGAREWVGQALKELRQQAGEKAFGQLLQEHPRRLLAGEALESMQD; translated from the coding sequence ATGAGCGGTCTGGTGGATCTGCACTGCCACCTGCTGCCGGGCGTGGACGACGGCGCCAAGACGCTGGAAGACAGCTTGGAGATGGCCAGGGCCTTGGTGGACCTGGGCTTCTCCACCGTGGCGCCCAGCCCGCACGCCCGGCCGGAGTATGCGCCCCTGGACGTCGTCGAGACGCGGTTGGCGGAGGTGGGCGTGGCCTTGGCGCGCGAGGGCATCGCGCTGGCCCTGGGGCGCAACGCGGAGAACATCCTCGACGATGCTTTCTTGAGGGGGCTGGGGACGCCGGGGGCCCGGATGATGGGCACGGGCCCGTATGTCCTGGTAGAGCTGCCCTACAAGTCTCCGGTGCCCGCCCTGCTGGACATCCTCTTTCGCATCCGCACCAAGGGGGTCTGGCCCGTCATCGCGCACCCCGAGCGGTGCCGGGAGTTCGAACGCAAGGGCCGTGCGGCCGAGGCCGTCCGGGCGGGCGCCCTGTTGCAGATGGACATAGGGGCCCTCATCGGGCGCTACGGGGTGATCGCGAAGAAGAGCGCCCGGGCGATGCTGGACGACGGCCTGTACACGCTGGCGGCAACGGACCTACATGCTCCTACAGGAGCCCGGGAGTGGGTGGGCCAAGCGCTGAAGGAACTGCGCCAGCAAGCAGGAGAGAAGGCTTTTGGCCAGCTGCTCCAGGAGCACCCACGGCGGCTGCTGGCGGGAGAGGCGCTGGAGTCCATGCAGGACTGA
- a CDS encoding DNA gyrase inhibitor YacG, translating to MSLPACPICQKPTPPRAENPSYPFCSRRCRAVDLGRWLGEEYRVPDRQTDEREDELPPGYPERGGDA from the coding sequence ATGTCGCTTCCTGCCTGCCCCATCTGTCAGAAGCCAACCCCTCCCCGCGCCGAAAATCCCTCCTATCCGTTCTGCTCCCGGCGGTGCCGTGCGGTGGACCTGGGCCGGTGGTTGGGGGAGGAGTACCGGGTGCCCGACCGCCAGACCGATGAGCGGGAGGATGAGCTGCCGCCGGGATACCCCGAGCGGGGCGGCGACGCATGA
- a CDS encoding NAD(P)H-quinone oxidoreductase, whose amino-acid sequence MHVFRTTGAGGPEVLSFEERPDPTPGPSEVLVRVRATALNRADLLQLKGHYPPPPGAPPDIPGLEYAGEVVAVGPRVRRFQPGARVMGLVGGGAWAEQLTVHEREALPIPEGLDFTQAAAIPEVYFTAFDALVLQGGLRPGETVLVHAVASGVGSAAALLCRAMGVRVVGTGRNASKLERAREWGVAHTVLVEGSPPRFAQAVREATGGLGADVALDLVGGDYVPETLEALAPQGRTLLVGLVAGTQTQVNLGLILSKRLRITGTTLRSRPLEEKIAVAQAAERHLLPLFRAGSLQPVIDAVVPIRDIREALQRLAGNETVGKVVLRWE is encoded by the coding sequence ATGCACGTCTTCCGAACCACCGGGGCGGGCGGTCCCGAGGTCCTCTCCTTCGAGGAGCGGCCGGATCCCACCCCCGGCCCCTCCGAAGTGCTCGTCCGCGTGCGCGCCACCGCGCTCAACCGGGCAGACCTGCTCCAGCTCAAGGGCCACTACCCCCCGCCCCCGGGCGCGCCCCCGGACATCCCCGGCCTCGAGTACGCGGGCGAGGTGGTGGCCGTGGGGCCCCGCGTGCGCCGCTTCCAGCCCGGCGCCCGGGTCATGGGGCTGGTCGGTGGCGGGGCCTGGGCCGAGCAGCTCACCGTCCACGAGCGCGAGGCGCTCCCCATCCCCGAGGGCCTGGACTTCACGCAGGCGGCGGCCATCCCCGAGGTCTACTTCACGGCGTTCGATGCCCTGGTGCTCCAGGGAGGGCTGCGGCCCGGGGAGACCGTGCTCGTCCACGCCGTGGCCAGCGGCGTGGGATCCGCGGCGGCCCTGCTGTGCCGGGCCATGGGGGTGCGCGTGGTGGGCACCGGCCGCAATGCCTCGAAGCTGGAGCGCGCCCGCGAGTGGGGCGTGGCGCACACGGTGCTCGTCGAGGGCTCCCCTCCCCGCTTCGCCCAGGCCGTCCGCGAGGCCACGGGAGGCCTGGGCGCCGATGTGGCGCTGGATCTCGTCGGCGGTGACTACGTCCCGGAGACCCTGGAGGCCCTGGCCCCCCAGGGTCGGACGCTGCTCGTGGGGCTCGTGGCGGGCACCCAGACGCAGGTGAACCTCGGGCTCATCCTGTCCAAGCGCCTGCGCATCACCGGCACCACGCTCCGCAGCCGCCCGCTGGAGGAGAAGATCGCCGTGGCCCAGGCGGCCGAGCGGCACCTGCTCCCCCTGTTCCGCGCGGGGAGCCTCCAGCCCGTCATCGACGCCGTGGTCCCCATCCGGGACATCCGGGAGGCCCTCCAGCGGCTGGCGGGCAACGAGACCGTCGGAAAGGTGGTCCTGCGCTGGGAGTGA
- a CDS encoding agmatinase family protein yields the protein MATHFDPGAAAPADSGIFGLPHSPEEAHVVLMPVPFEATTSYGGGTSEGPAAVLQASRQVDLFDVETGRPYERGIALLPESEELRAWNTRAKARAQLVIEAGGVDPSQPELQAAADEVNQLCEKMNGAVYRTTKHWLEQGKRVGAVGGDHSISYGIIQAHAEKYPGLGVLHLDAHADLRNAYEGFTWSHASIMYNVVKRIPGVKSLVQVAVRDMSEEENQVIVDSQGRIRSFFDATLQQRRFDGVPWNRQVDELISLLPEHVYLSFDIDGLDPVLCPHTGTPVPGGLSFPEANALLAGVARSGRTIVGFDLTEVAPDPEGGEWDGNVGARLLYKMIGWMLKSQRA from the coding sequence ATGGCTACCCACTTCGATCCCGGCGCCGCCGCCCCCGCTGATTCCGGCATCTTCGGTCTCCCCCACTCCCCGGAGGAGGCCCACGTCGTCCTCATGCCCGTCCCCTTCGAGGCCACCACCAGCTACGGGGGAGGCACCTCCGAGGGGCCCGCCGCCGTGCTCCAGGCCAGCCGCCAGGTGGACCTCTTCGACGTGGAGACGGGCCGCCCCTATGAGCGCGGCATCGCCCTGCTCCCCGAGTCCGAGGAGCTGCGCGCCTGGAACACCCGCGCCAAGGCGCGCGCCCAGCTCGTCATCGAGGCCGGTGGGGTGGACCCCTCCCAGCCCGAGCTCCAGGCCGCCGCCGACGAGGTCAACCAGCTCTGCGAGAAGATGAACGGCGCCGTCTACCGCACCACGAAACACTGGCTCGAGCAGGGCAAGCGCGTGGGGGCCGTCGGGGGAGACCACTCCATCTCCTACGGCATCATCCAGGCCCACGCGGAGAAGTACCCCGGCCTGGGCGTCCTCCACCTCGATGCGCACGCGGATCTGCGCAACGCCTACGAGGGCTTCACCTGGTCCCACGCCTCCATCATGTACAACGTGGTGAAGCGCATCCCCGGCGTGAAGTCGCTCGTCCAAGTGGCCGTGCGCGACATGAGCGAGGAGGAGAACCAAGTCATCGTGGACTCCCAGGGCCGCATCCGCTCCTTCTTCGATGCCACCCTCCAGCAGCGGCGCTTCGACGGCGTGCCCTGGAACCGGCAGGTGGACGAGCTCATCTCCCTGCTGCCCGAGCACGTGTATCTGTCCTTCGACATCGACGGGTTGGATCCCGTCCTCTGCCCCCACACGGGCACGCCGGTCCCCGGAGGCCTGTCCTTCCCGGAGGCCAACGCCCTCCTTGCGGGCGTGGCCCGCTCAGGGCGCACCATCGTCGGCTTCGATCTCACCGAGGTGGCGCCAGATCCCGAGGGCGGCGAGTGGGACGGCAACGTGGGCGCGCGGCTGCTCTACAAGATGATCGGCTGGATGCTGAAGTCGCAGCGCGCCTGA
- a CDS encoding ATP-binding response regulator — MSLVLVADDEPAVLEVLSHVVEDLGHDVLCARDGEEAFGLAKIRRPHLVVTDHMMPRLSGLELCRRLRGDDVLKSVPVILLSAVLPQGVPEASAFLHKPFEINDFEALIRQSLAQVPQAPAGAEALPLEMLSHWVEQTLQGPLSVAREQLQRLNEAPTMDRQALDALGTQLRTMEFVGRSLQEAAHLAAGSVMLQPVTGDLIPCLRLAVEAWQVQKPEVPLHLTVPVEPVVLRYDPERIHQVFDALLANAIQRGAGQGEIRVELSASGSVAAVRVRDEGMGYPEEALPGLFAPFAPRAVKEGAGLGLYIASELARLHGGALSVECHPGKGVTFSLLLPQG, encoded by the coding sequence ATGAGTCTCGTCCTGGTAGCGGACGATGAGCCGGCGGTGCTTGAAGTTCTCAGCCATGTGGTGGAGGACCTGGGCCACGACGTGTTATGCGCCCGGGACGGAGAGGAGGCCTTCGGGCTGGCGAAGATCCGCAGGCCGCACTTGGTGGTGACGGACCACATGATGCCGAGGTTGAGTGGGTTAGAGCTGTGCCGCCGGTTGCGGGGGGACGACGTGCTCAAGAGCGTGCCGGTCATCCTGCTGAGCGCGGTGTTGCCGCAGGGTGTGCCCGAAGCGTCCGCTTTTCTCCACAAGCCCTTCGAGATCAACGACTTCGAGGCGCTCATCCGCCAGTCGCTGGCCCAGGTGCCGCAGGCGCCGGCGGGGGCGGAGGCGCTGCCGCTGGAGATGCTGAGCCACTGGGTGGAGCAGACGCTCCAGGGCCCCTTGTCGGTGGCCCGCGAGCAGCTTCAGCGCCTGAATGAGGCGCCCACGATGGACCGGCAGGCGCTGGACGCGCTGGGAACGCAGCTGCGGACGATGGAGTTCGTGGGCCGGAGCCTCCAGGAGGCGGCCCACCTGGCGGCTGGCAGCGTGATGTTGCAGCCGGTGACGGGGGATCTGATCCCGTGCCTGCGGCTCGCGGTGGAGGCCTGGCAGGTGCAGAAACCGGAGGTGCCGCTTCACCTCACCGTGCCCGTGGAGCCGGTGGTGTTGCGCTACGATCCCGAGCGCATCCACCAGGTGTTCGATGCGCTGCTGGCCAATGCCATCCAGCGCGGGGCGGGGCAGGGCGAGATTCGCGTGGAGCTGAGCGCCTCCGGCTCCGTGGCGGCCGTGCGCGTGCGGGATGAAGGCATGGGCTACCCGGAGGAGGCGCTGCCGGGCCTGTTCGCGCCCTTTGCGCCGCGCGCGGTGAAGGAGGGCGCGGGGCTGGGGCTGTACATCGCCTCGGAGCTGGCGCGCCTGCATGGCGGCGCGCTGTCCGTCGAGTGCCACCCGGGCAAGGGGGTCACCTTCAGCCTGTTGTTGCCCCAGGGGTGA
- a CDS encoding trypsin-like peptidase domain-containing protein: MSVVSKGWWLFAAMLMASSAHADMARRRDAIVEVVQKASPAVVYIGTEQEVESRFRGGRRSALEDFFGGREERRRVQGLGTGVIVDASGIIITNEHVIRGASAIHVVLEDGRTLEAEVLGSDAANDLAVLKVTAREPLPTAKLGTSADLMIGETVVAIGSPFGLSKTVTAGVVSATGRTFRAEDGRVYNDFVQTDAAINPGNSGGPLLNVDAEIIGINTAIFASAQGIGFAIPADKVRRIVDELTRFGKVRLAWVGIEAANLPPQLAAQLGWDRTYGALVAAVEPGSPAEQAGVRRGDVVAEMAGSRIADAEDFDTRVKGYPARSTFGLTLFREQGLRTLQVTPVEFPSRLVETLTWERLGLRLKEARGALAIAALRPGSTAQEIGLEPGDVILRVNNQPVVSLDAFKEAILNARRGRSVLLLVRRGRYGYHVTLPFQGQRL; this comes from the coding sequence ATGAGCGTAGTGAGTAAGGGATGGTGGTTGTTCGCCGCGATGCTGATGGCCTCGAGCGCCCATGCGGACATGGCCCGCCGCCGGGATGCCATTGTGGAGGTGGTGCAGAAGGCCTCCCCCGCGGTCGTCTACATCGGCACCGAGCAAGAGGTGGAGTCCCGCTTCCGCGGAGGCCGGCGCTCGGCCCTGGAGGACTTCTTCGGTGGGCGCGAGGAGCGGCGGCGCGTCCAGGGGCTCGGCACCGGCGTCATCGTCGACGCGTCCGGCATCATCATCACCAACGAGCACGTCATCCGCGGGGCCTCCGCCATCCACGTCGTGCTGGAGGACGGACGGACGCTGGAGGCCGAGGTGCTGGGCAGCGACGCCGCCAATGATCTCGCGGTGCTCAAGGTGACGGCGCGGGAGCCGCTGCCCACCGCGAAGCTGGGAACGAGCGCGGACCTGATGATCGGCGAGACGGTCGTCGCCATCGGCAGCCCCTTCGGCCTGTCCAAGACAGTGACCGCGGGCGTGGTGTCCGCCACGGGGCGGACGTTCCGCGCCGAGGATGGGCGCGTCTACAACGACTTCGTCCAGACCGACGCGGCCATCAACCCGGGCAACTCCGGCGGGCCGCTGCTCAACGTGGACGCGGAGATCATCGGCATCAACACCGCTATCTTCGCCAGCGCCCAGGGCATCGGCTTCGCCATCCCCGCCGACAAGGTGCGCCGCATCGTCGACGAGCTGACCCGCTTCGGAAAGGTCCGCCTCGCCTGGGTGGGCATCGAGGCGGCCAACCTGCCCCCTCAGCTGGCGGCCCAGCTCGGATGGGATCGAACGTACGGCGCGCTGGTCGCCGCCGTGGAGCCTGGCAGCCCAGCGGAGCAAGCAGGGGTGCGCCGGGGCGATGTGGTCGCCGAGATGGCGGGCTCACGCATCGCGGATGCGGAGGACTTCGACACCCGCGTGAAGGGGTATCCGGCGCGCTCCACTTTTGGCCTCACCCTGTTCCGGGAGCAGGGGCTGCGCACCCTCCAGGTGACCCCCGTGGAGTTCCCCTCCCGCCTCGTGGAAACGCTGACTTGGGAGCGCTTGGGGCTGCGGCTGAAGGAGGCGCGCGGAGCCCTTGCCATCGCGGCCCTCCGGCCCGGATCCACCGCCCAGGAAATCGGCCTGGAACCGGGGGATGTCATCTTGCGTGTGAACAATCAGCCGGTCGTCAGCTTGGATGCTTTTAAAGAAGCCATTCTCAACGCGCGACGGGGCCGTAGCGTGTTGTTGCTCGTGCGCCGGGGAAGGTATGGCTATCACGTCACCCTCCCTTTCCAAGGCCAACGCCTCTAG